In Stenotrophomonas sp. 610A2, one DNA window encodes the following:
- the kbl gene encoding glycine C-acetyltransferase, whose product MTETANISPLTRHYAEELDAIRAQGLFKSERIITSPQSAEITLDDGRTVLNFCANNYLGLADHPDLIQAAKDALDTHGFGMASVRFICGTQDLHKQLEKQIAGFFGKDDTILYAACFDANGGLFEPLLGENDAIISDALNHASIIDGVRLCKAKRFRYANCDMADLEAQLQAADAAGCKTKLITTDGVFSMDGFIAPLDEITALAKKYNALVHIDECHATGFLGATGRGSAEVKGVLDKIDIITGTLGKAMGGALGGFTCASAEVIELLRQRSRPYLFSNSLPPHVVAAGIKAFEMLAAADDLRETLRENTAYFREKMTAAGFDVKPGVHPISPVMLYDAPLAQKFAQRLLEEGIYAIGFFFPVVPKGQARIRTQISAAHSRAHLDRAIDAFTRIGLELGVIKG is encoded by the coding sequence ATGACCGAAACCGCGAACATCTCCCCGCTGACCCGGCACTACGCCGAGGAACTGGACGCCATCCGCGCGCAGGGGCTGTTCAAGTCCGAACGCATCATCACCAGCCCGCAGTCGGCCGAGATCACCCTCGACGACGGCCGCACGGTGCTGAATTTCTGTGCCAACAACTACCTGGGCCTGGCCGACCACCCGGACCTGATCCAGGCGGCCAAGGACGCACTGGACACGCACGGCTTCGGCATGGCCTCGGTGCGCTTCATCTGCGGCACCCAGGACCTGCACAAGCAGCTGGAAAAGCAGATTGCCGGGTTCTTCGGCAAGGACGACACCATCCTCTACGCCGCCTGCTTCGACGCCAACGGCGGCCTGTTCGAGCCGCTGCTCGGCGAGAACGACGCGATCATCTCCGACGCACTGAACCACGCCTCCATCATCGATGGCGTGCGCCTGTGCAAGGCCAAGCGTTTCCGCTACGCCAACTGCGACATGGCCGATCTGGAAGCGCAGCTGCAGGCCGCTGATGCCGCTGGCTGCAAGACCAAGCTGATCACCACCGACGGCGTGTTCTCGATGGACGGCTTCATCGCCCCACTCGATGAAATCACCGCGCTGGCGAAGAAGTACAACGCGCTGGTGCATATCGACGAATGCCATGCCACCGGCTTCCTCGGCGCCACCGGCCGCGGCTCGGCCGAAGTGAAGGGTGTGCTCGACAAGATCGACATCATCACCGGCACCCTGGGCAAGGCCATGGGCGGCGCACTGGGCGGTTTCACCTGCGCCAGCGCCGAGGTCATCGAACTGCTGCGCCAGCGCTCGCGCCCCTACCTGTTCTCCAACTCGCTGCCGCCGCATGTGGTTGCCGCCGGCATCAAGGCGTTCGAGATGTTGGCTGCCGCCGATGACCTGCGTGAAACGCTGCGCGAGAACACCGCTTACTTCCGCGAGAAGATGACCGCCGCCGGTTTCGACGTGAAGCCCGGCGTGCATCCGATCAGCCCGGTGATGCTGTACGACGCACCGCTGGCGCAGAAGTTCGCCCAGCGTCTGCTGGAAGAAGGCATCTATGCGATCGGCTTCTTCTTCCCGGTGGTGCCGAAGGGGCAGGCCCGCATCCGCACCCAGATCAGCGCCGCGCACAGCCGCGCCCACCTGGACCGCGCAATCGATGCCTTCACCCGG